Proteins co-encoded in one Lysobacter solisilvae genomic window:
- the aroB gene encoding 3-dehydroquinate synthase — protein MSLSHPHPPVGGRVIEVGGEAPYAITVGQGLLHDGDRIAHALRGRHALLVSDSHVAPLYAQIVEQALHAARPDLVLARWVMPAGEQYKTLVQYGACLDALAQLGATRDACVIALGGGVVGDLAGFAAASWMRGIDCVQLPTTLLAMVDSSVGGKTAVDLPQGKNLVGAFHPPRAVIADTTALHTLPDRELRAGLAEVAKYGAIFDRQFLAWLERHSRDLLARDDAAMAEAIARSCEFKADVVSRDPYERGHRALLNFGHTFGHAIEAEQGYAGVGRDALNHGEAVAVGMVLAARLSTLLGLAPAEDATALESLLATLGLPVRLPERLAPAALLARMYLDKKADAQGLRFVLWGGAGEGRVVAGVPDDAVLAVLRTP, from the coding sequence ATGAGCCTGTCCCATCCCCATCCGCCGGTTGGCGGCCGTGTCATCGAGGTCGGTGGCGAAGCGCCCTACGCGATCACCGTCGGCCAGGGGCTGCTGCACGATGGCGACCGCATCGCCCACGCGCTGCGCGGCCGCCATGCGCTGCTGGTCAGCGACAGCCACGTGGCGCCACTGTATGCGCAGATCGTCGAGCAGGCGCTGCACGCCGCCCGGCCGGACCTGGTGCTCGCGCGCTGGGTCATGCCGGCCGGCGAGCAGTACAAGACCCTGGTCCAGTACGGCGCCTGCCTGGACGCCCTGGCGCAGTTGGGCGCCACGCGGGACGCGTGCGTCATCGCGCTGGGTGGCGGCGTGGTCGGTGACCTGGCCGGCTTCGCGGCGGCGTCCTGGATGCGCGGCATCGACTGCGTGCAACTGCCGACCACCCTGCTGGCGATGGTCGACTCCTCCGTCGGCGGCAAGACCGCCGTCGACCTGCCGCAGGGCAAGAACCTGGTCGGCGCCTTCCATCCGCCACGGGCGGTGATCGCCGACACCACGGCGCTGCACACCCTGCCCGACCGCGAGCTGCGCGCGGGCCTGGCCGAAGTGGCCAAGTACGGTGCGATCTTCGATCGCCAGTTCCTGGCCTGGCTGGAACGGCACTCGCGCGACCTGCTGGCCCGCGATGACGCGGCGATGGCCGAGGCGATCGCGCGTTCGTGTGAATTCAAGGCCGACGTGGTCTCGCGCGATCCCTACGAACGCGGCCACCGCGCGCTGCTGAATTTCGGGCACACCTTCGGTCACGCCATCGAGGCCGAACAGGGCTATGCCGGCGTGGGCCGCGATGCGCTCAATCACGGCGAAGCCGTGGCCGTGGGCATGGTGCTGGCCGCGCGCCTGTCGACCCTGCTGGGGCTGGCGCCGGCCGAGGACGCGACCGCGCTCGAATCGCTGCTGGCCACCCTGGGCCTGCCGGTGCGCCTGCCCGAACGCCTGGCGCCCGCCGCGCTGCTGGCGCGCATGTACCTGGATAAAAAGGCCGATGCGCAGGGCCTTCGGTTCGTGCTCTGGGGCGGCGCGGGCGAGGGTCGTGTGGTCGCCGGCGTGCCCGACGACGCGGTGCTGGCGGTGCTGCGGACCCCCTGA
- a CDS encoding WGR domain-containing protein, translated as MRLLLQQRPDGREAPRFVQLMLQPDLLGGWELLRESGQIGGRSTVRREVFLEQEAALAALEHARDQQLKRGFQLMFAQGVDAPR; from the coding sequence ATGCGCCTGCTCCTGCAACAACGGCCCGACGGCCGCGAAGCCCCTCGCTTCGTCCAGCTCATGCTGCAGCCCGACCTGCTCGGTGGCTGGGAGCTGCTGCGCGAATCGGGCCAGATCGGCGGTCGCAGCACGGTGCGGCGCGAAGTCTTCCTCGAGCAGGAGGCCGCGCTGGCCGCGCTCGAACATGCCCGCGACCAGCAACTCAAGCGCGGCTTCCAGCTGATGTTTGCCCAAGGCGTGGACGCGCCGCGATGA
- the hemE gene encoding uroporphyrinogen decarboxylase — protein sequence MPAQPPRNDRFLRALRREPVDCTPVWLMRQAGRYLPEYRATRREAGSFLAMAKNPELACEVTLQPLRRFPLDAAILFSDILTVPDAMGLGLYFVEGEGPKFEHPIRSAADIDRLGVPDMETDLRYVMDAVRTIRRELDGSVPLIGFSGSPWTLACYMVEGGGSDNYGRVKSLALNEPAAMHRLLSVVTDAVIAYLRAQHQAGAQALQVFDTWGGVLSPAMYREFSLRYLKRIAAELPRGDGAERAPLILFGKGNAPYVADLAASGAEAVGVDWTIELGDAARAVGGRAALQGNLDPVTLYAQPEAIRREVGRALDSYRDGNGGSREGHVFNLGHGMSPDMDPDHVAALVQAVHELSAR from the coding sequence ATGCCCGCACAGCCTCCCCGCAACGACCGTTTCCTGCGTGCCCTGCGCCGCGAACCCGTGGACTGCACGCCCGTGTGGCTGATGCGCCAGGCCGGCCGCTACCTGCCGGAATACCGGGCCACCCGCCGGGAGGCCGGCAGCTTCCTGGCAATGGCGAAGAATCCGGAACTGGCCTGCGAAGTGACGCTGCAACCGCTGCGCCGCTTTCCGCTCGACGCCGCGATCCTGTTCTCCGACATCCTCACCGTCCCCGATGCCATGGGCCTGGGCCTTTACTTCGTCGAGGGCGAAGGGCCGAAGTTCGAACACCCCATCCGCAGCGCGGCCGACATCGACCGGCTGGGTGTCCCCGACATGGAGACTGACCTGCGCTATGTCATGGATGCGGTGCGCACCATCCGCCGTGAACTGGACGGCAGCGTGCCGCTGATCGGCTTCTCGGGCAGCCCCTGGACGCTGGCCTGTTACATGGTGGAGGGCGGCGGCAGCGACAACTACGGGCGCGTGAAATCCCTGGCTCTCAACGAGCCCGCGGCAATGCACCGGCTGCTGTCGGTGGTCACCGACGCGGTGATCGCCTATCTGCGCGCGCAGCACCAGGCCGGAGCGCAGGCGCTGCAGGTGTTCGACACCTGGGGCGGCGTGTTGTCGCCGGCGATGTACCGCGAGTTTTCACTGCGCTACCTGAAGCGCATCGCGGCCGAACTGCCGCGCGGCGATGGCGCCGAGCGCGCGCCGCTGATCCTGTTCGGCAAGGGCAATGCGCCGTACGTGGCGGATCTGGCTGCCAGCGGTGCCGAAGCGGTGGGCGTGGACTGGACCATCGAACTGGGCGACGCGGCACGGGCCGTGGGCGGCCGCGCCGCACTGCAGGGCAACCTCGATCCGGTGACGCTCTACGCGCAGCCCGAAGCGATCCGCCGCGAAGTGGGCCGTGCGCTGGACAGCTACCGCGATGGCAACGGCGGCTCGCGCGAGGGCCACGTGTTCAACCTCGGCCATGGGATGTCGCCGGACATGGACCCCGACCACGTCGCGGCCCTGGTCCAGGCGGTGCACGAGCTCAGCGCGCGCTGA
- a CDS encoding hybrid sensor histidine kinase/response regulator, with protein MAGIPPTPRLRQLTVADGLPSNRINALAQDRQGYLWVATSDGVARLGGQGHRLWRAEQGLQGNFAWSVHVDAADRVWVGTRDAGLAMLDSQRRHWRYYHRDNTPQLGSNEIWVVTTTSDGAVWFGTADAGLYRLAPGGGVSRFLPRAGDARSLPDLRVSHLAQTPDGSLWVGTKNGAARWTGRDFERLPPSALPSQAIEGLAVDDAGALWVATTAGVVVRGRDGGFTTPTWVTGDVLRLLLRDRGGESWVDIRQGLGLEDGTQVINVPLYSPPARGMVRPSWVTALQDRRGGLWFASSSHGLWHLPPSWRQFSTFAREADNPDSLGNGHVRGIANAADGQAWLVGTGGALDLFDPDTGAIQHRAADVGEGASLSAVFEDASGAVWVGYRDGLVRIGAGDAPRRWSARDAQDPALSGETVAFLQDAEGLVWMASASGGVQARDARGAVLHSVLPGDDHGVPRGAELHQLGRGPDGAVWLSGSHGLSMWNSGARRFEPVPGAPRTRIPGFALDARGQVWLASFGRLQSFAWNGATLTPAFDMGGSDGMPMMLPSGVAVDASGVAWVSSRRGLVRVDPATRSARAFDVRDGLLSQELDAAPVARRGDGRLMLGSSEGLIVFDPAVVRPDTGLPPLVIESFDVQRGDHRIALSPTQPFTLGEDDRDLRITARLLDFDETPQHLYRFQLVGHDRGWVAPTASGERVFSRLPAGRYRLEITARTADSPWSPPLVVRFAVASPWWWTWWSIASYIVAGLLVLAAVARAWRTRVRRRHAWQLTRQQQELAEQASLAKTRFLATLGHEVRTPMTGVLGMSELLLGTALTAQQRGYVGAIRGAGEHLLRLVNDALDLARIESGKLELADESFDIHALVEDLAALIGPLARQRGLAFALEIGGDLPRALRGDPARVRQILLNLLGNAIKFTEHGRVTLHAAALVPVGVQLEVRDTGPGLNAEQKARLFRRFEQGDGARTRARYGGSGLGLAISQELAAAMGGAIEVDGAPGEGTRFTVRLPLPLAVAPAPREENVMVQVAASRSLSLLLVEDDPTVADVLTGLLRLQGHHVVHVPHGLAALAAAVTTPFDAALLDLDLPGMDGMALARQLRTQGFERPLIAVTARADAGAEPEALQAGFDRFIRKPMTLRMLAELLQGLQPEPEAIDPTQLPRALAQGPQIVPEETASS; from the coding sequence GTGGCTGGAATCCCACCCACGCCCCGGCTGCGCCAGCTCACGGTGGCGGACGGCCTGCCCTCGAATCGCATCAACGCACTGGCGCAGGACCGCCAGGGTTACCTGTGGGTGGCCACCAGCGACGGCGTGGCACGCCTGGGCGGACAGGGGCATCGGCTCTGGCGCGCCGAACAGGGGCTGCAGGGCAACTTCGCCTGGTCGGTACACGTGGACGCCGCCGATCGCGTCTGGGTCGGCACGCGCGACGCGGGTTTGGCAATGCTCGATTCCCAGCGCCGACATTGGCGCTACTACCACCGCGACAACACGCCGCAGCTGGGGAGCAATGAGATCTGGGTGGTGACGACCACCAGCGACGGCGCGGTCTGGTTTGGCACCGCCGACGCCGGCCTGTACCGGCTGGCGCCTGGCGGCGGGGTGTCGCGCTTCCTGCCCCGCGCGGGCGACGCGCGGAGTCTGCCCGACCTGCGCGTGAGCCATCTGGCGCAGACACCCGACGGCAGCCTCTGGGTGGGAACGAAGAACGGCGCGGCGCGCTGGACGGGCCGCGATTTCGAACGCCTTCCCCCCTCCGCGCTGCCCTCGCAGGCCATCGAGGGCCTGGCCGTCGACGACGCCGGCGCCTTGTGGGTCGCCACGACCGCCGGCGTCGTGGTGCGCGGGCGCGACGGCGGTTTCACGACACCGACCTGGGTAACGGGCGACGTGCTGCGCCTGCTGCTGCGCGACCGGGGTGGCGAGTCCTGGGTCGATATCCGCCAGGGGCTCGGCCTAGAGGACGGAACGCAGGTCATCAACGTGCCGCTGTACAGCCCGCCGGCGCGCGGGATGGTCCGACCTTCCTGGGTGACGGCCCTGCAGGACCGGCGCGGCGGCCTGTGGTTCGCCAGCAGTAGCCACGGCCTGTGGCACCTGCCGCCGTCCTGGCGCCAGTTCTCGACCTTTGCCCGCGAAGCCGACAACCCCGACTCGCTCGGCAACGGCCACGTACGCGGCATCGCCAATGCCGCCGACGGGCAGGCGTGGCTGGTGGGCACCGGCGGCGCCCTGGATCTGTTCGATCCCGACACGGGCGCGATCCAGCACCGCGCCGCGGATGTGGGGGAGGGCGCGTCACTGTCCGCGGTCTTCGAGGATGCGAGCGGCGCGGTGTGGGTGGGCTATCGCGACGGTCTGGTGCGCATCGGGGCCGGCGATGCGCCACGGCGTTGGAGCGCGCGCGACGCGCAGGACCCCGCGCTGTCCGGCGAAACGGTCGCGTTCCTGCAGGACGCCGAGGGCCTGGTCTGGATGGCATCGGCCAGCGGTGGCGTCCAGGCCCGCGATGCGCGGGGTGCGGTCTTGCACAGCGTCCTTCCTGGCGATGACCACGGCGTGCCCAGGGGCGCCGAACTCCACCAGCTGGGACGTGGTCCCGACGGTGCTGTCTGGCTCTCCGGTTCGCACGGCCTGTCGATGTGGAACTCTGGTGCGCGCCGCTTCGAACCGGTGCCCGGTGCACCGCGTACGCGCATTCCCGGCTTTGCCCTCGACGCGCGCGGCCAGGTGTGGCTGGCCAGCTTCGGCCGGCTGCAGTCCTTCGCATGGAACGGCGCCACGCTCACGCCGGCGTTCGACATGGGTGGCAGCGACGGCATGCCGATGATGTTGCCCAGCGGCGTGGCCGTGGACGCCAGCGGCGTGGCCTGGGTATCCAGCCGTCGTGGCCTGGTGCGCGTCGATCCCGCCACGCGCAGCGCGCGCGCCTTCGACGTGCGCGACGGCCTGCTCAGCCAGGAACTCGACGCCGCGCCCGTCGCGCGGCGCGGCGACGGCCGGCTGATGCTGGGCAGCAGCGAAGGCCTGATCGTGTTCGATCCGGCCGTGGTGAGGCCGGACACCGGCCTGCCGCCGCTGGTGATCGAATCATTCGACGTGCAGCGTGGCGACCACCGCATCGCCCTGTCGCCGACGCAGCCGTTCACGCTGGGCGAGGACGATCGCGACCTGCGGATCACCGCGCGCCTGCTCGATTTCGACGAGACGCCGCAGCACCTCTATCGCTTCCAGCTGGTGGGCCATGACCGCGGATGGGTTGCGCCGACCGCCAGCGGCGAACGGGTGTTCTCGCGCTTGCCGGCCGGTCGCTACCGGCTCGAGATCACCGCGCGGACCGCCGACAGCCCTTGGTCGCCCCCGCTGGTGGTGCGCTTCGCGGTTGCATCGCCGTGGTGGTGGACCTGGTGGTCGATCGCCAGCTACATCGTGGCCGGCCTGCTGGTGCTGGCCGCCGTCGCGCGCGCCTGGCGTACGCGCGTGCGCCGCCGGCATGCCTGGCAGCTCACCCGCCAGCAGCAGGAACTTGCCGAACAGGCTTCGCTGGCCAAGACCCGATTCCTGGCCACGCTCGGCCATGAAGTACGCACGCCGATGACGGGCGTGCTGGGCATGAGCGAACTGCTCCTGGGCACGGCGCTCACCGCGCAGCAGCGGGGCTACGTGGGCGCCATCCGCGGCGCGGGCGAACACCTCCTGCGATTGGTCAACGATGCCCTGGATCTGGCCCGCATCGAATCGGGCAAGCTGGAACTTGCGGATGAATCGTTCGACATCCACGCGCTGGTGGAAGATCTCGCCGCGCTGATCGGCCCGCTGGCGCGCCAGCGCGGTCTGGCGTTCGCACTGGAGATCGGCGGTGACCTGCCGCGCGCGCTGCGCGGCGATCCGGCGCGCGTCCGCCAGATCCTGCTGAACCTGCTGGGCAATGCGATCAAGTTCACCGAACACGGCCGGGTGACGCTGCACGCCGCTGCGTTGGTCCCCGTCGGCGTGCAGTTGGAGGTGCGCGATACCGGCCCCGGACTGAACGCCGAACAGAAGGCGCGGCTGTTCCGCCGATTCGAGCAGGGCGACGGGGCGCGCACGCGCGCGCGCTACGGAGGCAGCGGCCTGGGCTTGGCGATCAGCCAGGAACTCGCCGCGGCGATGGGCGGCGCGATCGAGGTCGACGGGGCGCCGGGCGAGGGCACGCGTTTCACAGTCCGACTGCCATTGCCGCTCGCCGTGGCGCCCGCGCCGCGCGAGGAAAACGTGATGGTTCAGGTGGCCGCTTCGCGCAGCCTGTCGCTGCTGCTGGTCGAGGACGATCCGACGGTCGCCGACGTGCTCACCGGGCTGCTGCGCCTGCAGGGACACCACGTCGTGCACGTTCCCCACGGGCTTGCGGCATTGGCCGCAGCGGTCACCACGCCCTTCGACGCGGCCCTGCTCGACCTCGACCTTCCCGGTATGGACGGCATGGCGCTCGCGCGCCAGTTGCGCACTCAGGGTTTCGAACGCCCGCTGATCGCGGTCACCGCGCGAGCCGACGCGGGCGCCGAGCCCGAAGCACTGCAGGCCGGTTTCGACCGCTTCATCCGCAAGCCGATGACGCTGCGCATGCTGGCCGAACTGCTGCAGGGGCTGCAGCCCGAGCCGGAGGCGATCGACCCCACGCAGCTGCCTCGCGCGCTCGCCCAGGGTCCGCAGATCGTCCCTGAGGAAACCGCGTCATCCTGA
- a CDS encoding YceI family protein, with protein sequence MSLRWLAIAALACIPFCGHAQDDEHQFALDPIHTRVVLGVSHAGFSQAVGTISGSTGTVRFDPDDWSVAQVDVTVPLQRLDLGDAEWNTAVLAPRLLDAQRHPQARFVSTRVEAIDAQHARACGELTLRGVTGPVCLDVTFNQLKRHPLPPFRRTAGFSAVATLSRKAFGITAWPTVIGDEVTLRIEAEAVRGQPRAPDAPAAQPGAENPVAPPPPQDAGTAGPEPAPIPPPAPARESDAPEPASHEADPTP encoded by the coding sequence ATGTCACTGCGATGGTTGGCCATTGCGGCGCTGGCCTGCATTCCATTCTGCGGCCACGCCCAGGACGACGAGCACCAGTTCGCGCTCGACCCGATCCACACGCGCGTGGTGCTGGGCGTAAGCCATGCGGGCTTCTCGCAGGCCGTGGGCACGATTTCCGGCAGCACCGGCACGGTGCGTTTCGATCCGGATGACTGGTCGGTCGCGCAGGTGGACGTTACCGTGCCCCTCCAACGGCTCGACCTGGGCGATGCGGAATGGAATACGGCGGTGCTGGCACCCAGGCTGCTGGATGCGCAGCGGCATCCGCAGGCGCGGTTCGTGTCGACAAGGGTGGAGGCGATCGATGCCCAGCACGCCCGCGCATGCGGCGAACTCACGCTGCGCGGCGTAACCGGCCCTGTCTGCCTGGACGTGACCTTCAACCAGCTCAAGCGTCACCCGCTGCCGCCCTTCCGGCGAACAGCCGGGTTTTCGGCGGTGGCGACGCTGAGCCGCAAGGCGTTCGGCATCACGGCCTGGCCCACCGTGATCGGCGACGAGGTGACGCTGCGGATCGAAGCCGAGGCGGTGCGCGGCCAGCCGCGCGCACCGGATGCGCCTGCAGCCCAGCCCGGCGCGGAAAATCCGGTAGCGCCCCCGCCCCCGCAGGATGCCGGCACGGCTGGCCCGGAACCGGCACCGATCCCTCCGCCGGCACCGGCGCGCGAATCCGATGCCCCCGAACCCGCCTCCCATGAAGCGGACCCCACCCCATGA
- a CDS encoding cytochrome b: protein MTWKNTADRWGPVSQLFHWLIVIMVLSMGTVGLVMTEMRNSPDKVQLYLLHKSFGLTLLALVTLRLLWRLFAGTPLPVAGTPRWQERIASLTHWGLYALLFAMPLTGWLLNSAAGFPLRWFGLFNLPAIAGKNHGLHELAEDAHELLFWTLIALAVLHAGAAFYHHLFQRDATLTRMLPRRWLRDPTPAEDSRNAA, encoded by the coding sequence ATGACCTGGAAGAACACCGCGGACCGATGGGGCCCGGTCAGCCAGCTGTTCCACTGGCTGATCGTGATCATGGTCCTGTCGATGGGCACGGTCGGCCTGGTGATGACGGAAATGCGCAACAGCCCGGACAAGGTGCAGCTCTATCTGCTGCACAAGTCCTTCGGGCTGACGCTGCTGGCGCTGGTCACGCTGCGCCTGCTGTGGCGACTGTTCGCAGGGACGCCGCTGCCCGTGGCCGGTACGCCCCGCTGGCAGGAGCGCATTGCCTCGCTCACCCACTGGGGACTGTATGCGCTGCTGTTCGCGATGCCGCTGACGGGCTGGCTGCTCAATTCGGCAGCGGGATTTCCGCTGCGGTGGTTCGGCTTGTTCAACCTGCCGGCGATCGCCGGGAAGAACCATGGCCTGCACGAGCTGGCCGAGGATGCGCACGAACTGCTGTTCTGGACACTGATCGCCCTGGCCGTGCTGCACGCGGGCGCGGCGTTCTACCACCACCTGTTCCAGCGCGACGCCACGCTGACGCGGATGCTGCCGCGCCGCTGGCTGCGCGACCCGACCCCCGCCGAGGATTCCCGCAATGCCGCTTGA
- a CDS encoding YceI family protein, which yields MPLDPTASHRRLHHHRAPRPSASFQRAADRLIRCAALAAALWVPAIATAADYVQQPGSTLVFASTYEGEAFTGRFPGFVTRLSFDPAQLATSRLDVTIPLATASTGNSDYDGEIRGDGFFNVARFPQARYTATKFRSLGGNSYAADGTLSLRGVSKPVTLTFTWTGGAKPVLAGKATVKRLQFGVGGGEWADTDLLPDDVAVSTKVILAPAKAAVPAPAR from the coding sequence ATGCCGCTTGATCCCACTGCGTCCCATCGTCGCCTGCACCATCACCGTGCGCCGCGTCCGAGCGCATCGTTCCAACGCGCAGCCGATCGCCTGATCCGTTGCGCGGCGCTGGCCGCGGCTTTGTGGGTGCCGGCCATCGCCACCGCCGCCGACTACGTGCAGCAGCCCGGCTCGACACTGGTGTTCGCCAGCACCTACGAAGGCGAGGCCTTCACCGGACGGTTCCCCGGCTTCGTCACCCGGCTGTCGTTCGACCCCGCACAGCTGGCCACCTCGCGCCTGGACGTGACCATCCCCCTGGCCACCGCGAGCACGGGCAACAGCGACTACGACGGCGAGATCCGCGGCGATGGCTTCTTCAACGTCGCCAGGTTTCCGCAGGCGCGCTACACGGCCACCAAGTTCCGTTCGCTGGGCGGCAACAGCTATGCCGCCGACGGCACCCTCAGCCTGCGCGGCGTCAGCAAGCCGGTGACGCTGACATTCACCTGGACCGGTGGGGCCAAACCCGTTTTGGCGGGCAAGGCCACGGTCAAGCGGCTGCAGTTCGGCGTCGGCGGGGGCGAATGGGCCGATACGGACCTGTTGCCGGACGACGTCGCCGTGAGCACGAAGGTCATCCTCGCGCCCGCCAAGGCGGCTGTCCCGGCGCCGGCCAGGTAA
- a CDS encoding glutaredoxin family protein: MTILTLFQRDDCHLCDLALAVLAQARVPDFDSVFIDGDQALEAAYGDRVPVLRDEAGARELGWPFDVATLQAWLAASPSG; encoded by the coding sequence ATGACCATTCTTACTTTGTTCCAGCGCGACGACTGCCACCTGTGCGACCTGGCGCTGGCGGTGCTCGCGCAGGCCCGCGTGCCAGATTTCGACAGCGTGTTCATCGACGGCGACCAGGCCCTGGAAGCGGCTTACGGCGATCGTGTGCCCGTGCTGCGCGATGAGGCTGGCGCGCGGGAACTGGGCTGGCCGTTCGACGTCGCCACGCTGCAGGCCTGGCTGGCCGCGTCGCCGTCGGGCTGA
- a CDS encoding L-serine ammonia-lyase: MAVSSFDLFKIGIGPSSSHTVGPMRAAARFVQAWLVERGELARTSRIRAEVFGSLALTGRGHGTDKAVLMGLEGHWPNEIDPDLIPPALERIRGNKRIRLQGTHEIDFDEKRDLIMNKRQKLPFHTNGMRFTAFDAAGAEIATRDYYSVGGGFVVNQDEAAEDRIVADTTPLPYPFHSGAELLAHCEREGLSIAALMFANEHAWRSGTEIRQGLREIWTAMQACVARGIRSEGTLPGGLHVTRRAPSLYAELSLRPEAGMRDPLTVLDWVNLYALAVNEENAAGGRVVTAPTNGAAGIIPSVLHYYDRFCPGANEQGIFDFMLTAAAVGILYKENASISGAEVGCQGEVGVACSMAAAGLTAALGGTPGQVENAAEIGMEHNLGLTCDPIGGLVQIPCIERNAMGAVKAINASRMALRGDGKHKVSLDKVIKTMRDTGRDMQDKYKETSRGGLAVNVIEC; this comes from the coding sequence GTGGCCGTCAGCAGTTTCGACCTCTTCAAGATCGGTATTGGTCCCAGTTCCTCCCACACCGTCGGGCCGATGCGCGCCGCCGCGCGCTTTGTCCAGGCCTGGCTGGTCGAACGCGGCGAACTGGCCCGGACTTCGCGCATCCGCGCCGAGGTGTTCGGCTCGCTGGCTCTGACCGGTCGTGGCCACGGCACCGACAAGGCCGTGCTTATGGGCCTGGAAGGCCACTGGCCCAACGAAATCGATCCCGACCTCATCCCTCCCGCGCTCGAGCGCATCCGCGGCAACAAGCGCATCCGGCTGCAGGGCACGCATGAGATCGACTTCGACGAGAAGCGCGATCTCATCATGAACAAGCGGCAGAAGCTGCCCTTCCATACCAACGGCATGCGCTTCACGGCCTTCGACGCGGCCGGCGCGGAAATCGCCACCCGCGATTACTACTCGGTAGGCGGCGGCTTCGTGGTGAACCAGGACGAGGCCGCGGAAGACCGCATCGTCGCCGACACCACGCCGCTGCCCTATCCGTTCCACAGCGGTGCCGAACTGCTGGCCCACTGCGAGCGCGAGGGGCTGAGCATCGCCGCGCTGATGTTTGCCAACGAACACGCCTGGCGGAGTGGCACGGAGATCCGCCAAGGCCTGCGCGAGATCTGGACGGCGATGCAGGCGTGCGTCGCGCGCGGCATCCGCTCCGAAGGCACCCTGCCGGGCGGCCTGCACGTGACCCGTCGGGCGCCGTCGCTGTACGCCGAACTCTCGCTGCGTCCCGAGGCCGGAATGCGCGACCCACTGACGGTGCTCGACTGGGTCAACCTCTACGCGCTCGCAGTCAACGAGGAAAATGCGGCCGGCGGACGCGTGGTCACGGCGCCCACCAATGGCGCGGCGGGGATCATCCCCTCGGTTCTGCACTACTACGACCGCTTCTGCCCCGGCGCCAACGAGCAGGGCATCTTCGATTTCATGCTGACCGCGGCGGCCGTGGGCATTCTCTACAAGGAGAACGCCTCGATCAGTGGCGCCGAAGTGGGTTGCCAGGGCGAAGTCGGCGTGGCGTGTTCGATGGCCGCGGCGGGCCTCACGGCCGCGCTTGGCGGCACGCCGGGACAGGTCGAGAACGCCGCCGAGATCGGCATGGAGCACAACCTGGGCCTGACCTGCGACCCCATCGGCGGCCTGGTGCAGATCCCCTGCATCGAGCGCAACGCAATGGGGGCCGTGAAGGCCATCAATGCCTCGCGCATGGCCCTGCGTGGCGACGGGAAGCACAAGGTGTCACTGGACAAGGTAATCAAGACCATGCGCGATACCGGGCGTGACATGCAGGACAAGTACAAGGAAACCTCGCGAGGCGGCCTGGCCGTCAACGTGATCGAGTGCTGA